The DNA region GAGGTTTCAATGCAAAGACTGCGGGGGTGGAAGCATTTGCGAACATCAAAATATAAGATCTCGGTGCAAGGAATGTGGAGGTGGAGGTATTTTCGAACATCAAAAAGGAGATCAACGTGCAAAGACTGTGGGGGTGAAAGCATATGTCCCCATCAAAGAGGTGAGGTCTCAATGCAAAGACTGTGGAGGTGGAAGCATCTGCCCTCATCAAAGGATGAGATCTCGTTGCAAAGACTATAAGAAGACAGGTATCATATCGTCAACAATGAACAACGTCTCTTCACCTGCCAGCAACGAGGACAATTGTTGAATCCATTCAAAGAGTTCATTCTTGGGGTTTATCAGGAACACATAGTCATCCTTCCAAAGTGAGGCTCTCTCAAGGTAGGTGCTGTTCCACTGTATAGTAAGGCATAATATGACTATTTTGTAATAGTGACGTTTGTACTCATTTTCCAGCAGGTCCAGGACACGTTCCTTCACAACGTCTATCATTTTATTAAACGTcctgttttttatgtatttttgggATCGTGGAAAGGCAATTGGTACAAATTCACGCACCGCCGTGTTTGTTGACTAAAAACCCCTGACAGGCGGGGCAGTACGTGGTCTTGTATACGAGGGGTAGAGGATCAAACACTATCTTACCCTCTAGGTATCGTAATACTTTGCGATATCTCTCAACGAGTCGCGCCTTTTCCTGAGAGACAGGGCAGGGTGCGAGGTTAAAAAAGGGTATCTTGATGGGTGTACAAGGTCTTTACAAAACAAGGCATAGAGGCGTAGGTAAAACTCGTCCTGTTGAGACCCTCTAATTTCTTTACAAATTCTCGCTATATCAATCATTTATTGTTTCGGGACTATACTTGCGAGAATCCACCCCTTTTTTTCCGCCATTTCGCGACTAGCTCTGCCCGCGGCAAAGTATGCAACCATCTTCATCACGTCGTTCATGTCCATTTTGGCAGACGGGCGTGCAATGCCTTGAATTTCTTACCTGCCAGAGCATAAGCAAAGGTGAAAGTTAGATCTACGACAGTAGAGCATATCTAAAATTTCCTTCTCTTTCGGAGTTATGTTGCTTGTCATGTGAGGTGTTACTTTACTCGTCATTTATTTagtgcattttaaaaatgtcaatttgagGCTTGCCCTGTTGAGGCTCAGGACAAACCGCGGGCTTGTGAGGTTCTCCACCATTTTTACCTCCAAACGTATACCGCACCCCAACCCCTATCGCGAGCACGGCAAGCGCCCCTACTCCGTAGAATAGACATTGTCCATCGACTTGTGCGGACCTGATGCAGGTTCCTGATCACCTGATGAAGAACTTTTGTCTACGTTCTTCTGTAAGTTTTCCTTGTTCCTGCGATTCCAATCCGCAAATCTCTTGCCAGCGGCAACACGACCTTTGTTCTTCTTGGATATGATTTGGTTAGACTCTTCACTCATTTCTTATAAGCCATAGGACTTATAAGAAATTACTTCCTTTTTACTATAAGATGGATAGATAAGCTCTGATCTTCAAGGATCTCCATAGTCTCTTTTATCCCTTTGAGTATAGCTTCGGGGGTGTTTAGATCTCTGTCGAAGTATCTCAAGAACTCTCTAAAGGTCATGGTTTCTTCCTTTGGTGGAGCTATTCCAAGCTTCCTCatcttcatcagtgccgctaACTTGTGCCCCTGAGCAACTCTTCCCGGGTGCTTTTTGTTTACTTCGACATTTTTTTCCGCGCGTTGCTGATTGATAATAACACTACACGCGCTGCTCATCTTTGTTATCCTTAGTCTCCGCTCCATCATCTTTTTTGGACATATGTCTCGCTGTATGGCCCACCACCAAGATAGGCGCCAAACACCTGCCAATTGTGCA from Hydractinia symbiolongicarpus strain clone_291-10 chromosome 6, HSymV2.1, whole genome shotgun sequence includes:
- the LOC130648277 gene encoding uncharacterized protein LOC130648277: MEGTNSCSKCKQVLTLENFKRWRGKLTKTCIKCLDINQASKDRSMCPYKRRRAYYKDCGGSQNCHHQKQRACCKDYGGNQICLHQRLRFQCKDCGGGSICEHQNIRSRCKECGGGGIFEHQKGDQRAKTVGVKAYVPIKEVRSQCKDCGGGSICPHQRMRSRCKDYKKTGIISSTMNNVSSPASNEDNC